The following are encoded together in the Novipirellula artificiosorum genome:
- a CDS encoding rhodanese-like domain-containing protein has product MHERLAAPELSYSEFVSYRSPNNVLVDCRMPESFKRGHIRNALNIPLHASHVDREAILGEPVQLRDSSIVVYCQSEGCPYSDIVAHQLCEDGFENILIYRGGWRDWIENE; this is encoded by the coding sequence ATGCACGAACGTCTTGCGGCACCTGAACTATCATACTCCGAGTTCGTCTCCTATCGCTCGCCCAACAATGTGCTTGTTGATTGCCGAATGCCAGAGAGTTTCAAACGTGGCCATATTCGTAATGCGTTGAATATTCCATTGCATGCGAGTCATGTAGACCGGGAAGCGATCCTCGGTGAACCGGTACAATTGCGAGACAGTTCTATTGTCGTGTATTGTCAGTCAGAGGGGTGTCCCTACTCGGACATTGTTGCGCATCAACTTTGCGAAGATGGTTTCGAGAATATCTTGATCTACCGTGGCGGTTGGCGAGACTGGATTGAAAATGAATAA
- a CDS encoding DUF6807 family protein has protein sequence MYPIKTLFPILVFFSTLAVLPAEAEDVASAGSATLGKLRWQTADGQSVALVGDHGPVWQFHYGPEIPKPFFHPVALHGDHVITANSPPDHRWHHGLWFSWKYINEVNYWEPADREAKTYAGRTLWKGAKIETREDFSANIRMDLQYKGTDDVLVMTEQRTIEIAAPDPNGLLQMDWKCVFTAAGKDVTLDRTPFSTTGNGQPWGGYAGLSCRFTLDFEDRQACTADEVATYSEDRSRPLSIAAEYNGKVEGVELGMAMLNHQDNLRDPTYWYIIRSKVMSYINAALLTYEPLVIPAGESLTLKYRVIVHPGRWDGKKLKEESETYNESDS, from the coding sequence ATGTATCCAATCAAGACCTTGTTCCCCATCCTCGTTTTTTTCTCAACCCTCGCGGTTCTGCCCGCCGAGGCAGAAGACGTCGCATCCGCTGGGTCAGCGACTCTCGGCAAGTTGCGCTGGCAGACCGCTGACGGGCAATCGGTCGCACTGGTCGGCGATCACGGTCCGGTATGGCAATTCCATTATGGCCCCGAGATACCGAAGCCCTTCTTTCATCCCGTTGCGCTACACGGCGATCATGTGATCACCGCAAACAGTCCTCCCGATCATCGCTGGCATCATGGTTTGTGGTTTTCATGGAAATACATCAACGAAGTGAACTACTGGGAACCGGCCGATCGTGAAGCCAAGACCTATGCGGGGCGCACGTTGTGGAAGGGGGCAAAGATTGAAACTCGCGAAGACTTTTCCGCGAACATTCGAATGGATTTACAGTACAAAGGTACCGACGATGTTTTGGTCATGACCGAACAGCGGACGATTGAGATCGCGGCGCCCGATCCGAACGGTCTTCTGCAAATGGACTGGAAATGTGTGTTCACCGCCGCCGGCAAGGATGTCACACTCGATCGCACCCCCTTTTCGACTACGGGGAACGGACAACCGTGGGGTGGGTACGCCGGACTCTCGTGCCGATTCACGCTCGACTTCGAAGACCGGCAAGCGTGTACGGCGGACGAAGTGGCAACGTACAGCGAGGATCGATCAAGGCCCTTGTCCATCGCAGCAGAGTACAACGGAAAAGTGGAGGGCGTTGAACTCGGGATGGCGATGCTGAACCATCAGGACAATCTGCGAGATCCGACCTACTGGTACATCATCCGCTCGAAAGTGATGAGCTACATCAATGCAGCGCTGCTGACCTACGAACCTTTGGTGATCCCCGCTGGCGAATCGCTCACCTTGAAGTATCGCGTGATCGTTCATCCCGGACGCTGGGACGGAAAAAAGCTGAAGGAAGAATCCGAGACATACAACGAATCGGATTCCTAA
- a CDS encoding hydroxypyruvate isomerase family protein produces MLTRRNVLKAAAAGAVASAVGLPARSQTPADARKIKFSVTGGFGRSMPMDEFLSAVKSLGIEAIDLVKPDDWKTVQDHGLAVSLGSGPGMGIKNGFNRPEYHDALVADYEKMIPIAADAGVTSLICFSGNRNGMDDQTGLDNSAEGLKRLMPLCEQKGVTLVMELLNSKVNHPGYMADHTAWGAELCKKVGSDRFKLLHDIYHMQIMEGDLIRTIRDNIDVIAHFHVAGNPGRHDPDDTQEIYYPAVMRAIVETGYDGYVAFEYSPAKKNPTTAERLESLKNAIAVCNV; encoded by the coding sequence ATGTTAACACGAAGAAACGTCTTGAAAGCAGCAGCCGCCGGCGCGGTTGCTTCGGCCGTTGGCCTGCCTGCCCGAAGTCAAACGCCTGCTGATGCTCGCAAGATCAAGTTTAGTGTGACCGGTGGGTTCGGTCGCTCGATGCCGATGGACGAGTTCCTCAGCGCCGTGAAATCGCTTGGGATTGAAGCGATCGACTTAGTCAAACCGGACGATTGGAAAACCGTCCAAGATCATGGGCTTGCCGTTTCGCTCGGTAGTGGTCCTGGGATGGGGATTAAAAATGGGTTCAATCGACCCGAGTACCATGACGCGCTGGTGGCGGACTACGAAAAGATGATTCCGATCGCCGCCGATGCGGGGGTGACAAGTCTGATCTGTTTCTCTGGCAATCGAAATGGCATGGACGATCAAACGGGGCTCGACAACAGTGCTGAGGGGCTGAAGCGACTGATGCCACTGTGTGAGCAAAAGGGAGTGACGTTGGTCATGGAACTCCTCAACAGCAAGGTCAATCATCCAGGCTACATGGCCGACCATACCGCGTGGGGAGCCGAGCTTTGCAAAAAAGTAGGTTCGGACCGCTTCAAGCTGCTTCATGACATCTATCACATGCAGATCATGGAGGGGGATTTGATTCGCACGATCCGAGACAACATCGACGTGATCGCTCACTTCCACGTCGCCGGAAACCCCGGACGACATGATCCTGACGACACCCAAGAAATCTACTATCCCGCGGTCATGCGAGCGATTGTGGAAACGGGTTACGACGGCTACGTCGCCTTCGAATACAGTCCGGCAAAGAAGAATCCGACAACCGCCGAGCGTCTGGAATCGCTCAAGAATGCGATTGCGGTTTGCAACGTCTAA
- a CDS encoding PP2C family protein-serine/threonine phosphatase encodes MDHPHRQANRPAPRSLLRIRTAGQTDVGRVREQNQDQFLIGKICRALQVLSTSLQTPADAAFVGRGSADVMLVADGMGGHAGGEKASQLAVEYLARHLIREPAPVAMPGDVPETRLIQGLVSLLRSAHAEILRVSQSRTEHHGMGTTLTMAHLVLPRMIVLHAGDSRCYLIREGIAQQLTTDHTLARKMVEAGEMKPEDEATSRWSNVLWNVLGGQIEGDLVAEVHTVDLQEGDAVVLCSDGLHRHVDAELLAMTVAEGDDPESICSELIRITNQAGGEDNVTVVVAVVERIQTGTGQTTRIDDTLADEDSFDSLFCENGSLTSWNEMDSTLDETQPE; translated from the coding sequence ATGGACCATCCTCACCGCCAAGCGAATCGTCCCGCCCCACGCTCCTTGTTGCGGATTCGTACGGCTGGGCAGACCGACGTTGGCAGGGTTCGTGAGCAGAATCAAGATCAGTTCCTGATTGGCAAGATCTGCCGTGCCCTGCAGGTGCTCTCGACCAGCTTGCAGACGCCAGCGGATGCAGCCTTTGTTGGCAGGGGTTCCGCGGACGTGATGTTGGTGGCAGACGGGATGGGAGGACACGCGGGGGGCGAAAAAGCGAGTCAATTGGCTGTGGAGTACCTCGCCCGGCATTTGATTCGCGAGCCTGCCCCGGTTGCGATGCCGGGTGACGTGCCAGAAACCCGTCTGATCCAAGGGCTTGTCTCTTTGCTGCGCAGCGCCCATGCCGAGATTTTACGAGTATCCCAATCGCGCACGGAACACCATGGCATGGGTACAACGCTCACGATGGCGCATCTCGTGTTGCCACGAATGATCGTGTTGCATGCAGGCGATAGTCGCTGTTATCTGATTCGCGAGGGGATCGCCCAGCAATTGACCACCGACCACACCTTGGCTCGCAAAATGGTCGAAGCTGGAGAAATGAAACCGGAGGACGAAGCCACCAGCCGTTGGAGTAATGTGTTGTGGAATGTTCTCGGGGGTCAAATCGAAGGAGACTTGGTGGCCGAGGTTCACACCGTCGATTTGCAGGAGGGCGACGCGGTCGTCCTCTGTAGCGATGGATTGCATCGCCATGTCGATGCGGAGTTGTTGGCCATGACCGTGGCCGAGGGCGATGATCCGGAATCGATTTGCAGCGAGTTGATTCGTATCACCAATCAAGCGGGCGGTGAAGACAACGTCACCGTCGTCGTTGCGGTCGTTGAGAGAATCCAAACGGGCACCGGACAAACGACACGGATCGATGATACCTTGGCCGATGAGGATAGTTTCGACTCGCTGTTTTGTGAAAACGGGTCCCTCACCTCGTGGAATGAGATGGATAGTACTCTGGATGAAACCCAGCCGGAATGA
- a CDS encoding DMT family transporter, with protein MTIETDSLRAPVGMVAATASGMAAAILYTCSNIALRQSVGLDPFLVAAMKALPTIVVLGPFVLFMRMTGQTIATSLRMLPRFAAAALVTQVIGNGAFQFALGSIGLAATVPITLGVLIIGGAVFGRILLGEPVRMRTIVAMVVLIIAVIVLSLPDATEAPAQSAEALPVWGGVLCAAGSGLSYAFFGVVLRQTLNGGISAPATMLVSGVVGAISLWSTTFLRIEFASLGDITSNQWVFLVLGGVFNFSAFVALSVALKALPVVAVNLINASQVAMAATAGVILFSEPVTLPLLVGIALTFAGLMVLASGRRGKNGASETP; from the coding sequence ATGACGATAGAAACGGACTCGCTGCGAGCACCGGTCGGCATGGTTGCCGCAACGGCGAGTGGTATGGCCGCGGCGATCCTGTATACCTGTTCGAACATTGCGCTTCGACAAAGCGTTGGACTGGATCCCTTCTTGGTCGCGGCAATGAAAGCGCTGCCGACGATTGTTGTGCTGGGGCCGTTTGTCTTGTTCATGCGCATGACGGGGCAAACGATCGCCACAAGCTTGCGGATGCTGCCTCGCTTTGCCGCGGCGGCGCTCGTGACGCAAGTGATTGGAAACGGGGCCTTTCAATTTGCCCTCGGGTCGATCGGCCTGGCAGCGACGGTCCCGATCACGCTCGGAGTGCTGATCATTGGTGGGGCGGTGTTTGGCCGGATCTTGCTCGGCGAGCCCGTGCGGATGAGGACCATCGTGGCCATGGTCGTGTTGATCATCGCGGTGATCGTGCTGTCCCTTCCCGATGCGACGGAAGCGCCCGCACAATCAGCCGAGGCGTTGCCCGTCTGGGGCGGTGTTCTCTGCGCCGCGGGATCGGGGCTGTCCTACGCCTTCTTCGGCGTGGTGTTGCGGCAAACCCTCAATGGAGGGATCTCGGCCCCAGCAACGATGCTGGTCAGCGGCGTGGTCGGTGCGATTTCCCTTTGGTCGACAACGTTTCTTCGAATTGAGTTCGCATCCTTGGGAGACATCACTTCAAATCAGTGGGTCTTTCTTGTGCTTGGCGGTGTCTTTAACTTTTCGGCTTTCGTGGCGTTGTCGGTCGCGCTCAAAGCGTTGCCGGTGGTCGCGGTCAACCTGATCAATGCGTCCCAAGTCGCGATGGCCGCAACGGCTGGCGTGATCCTGTTTTCGGAACCGGTCACCCTGCCGCTGCTGGTTGGAATCGCGTTGACCTTCGCTGGCTTGATGGTGCTGGCGAGTGGTAGGCGAGGAAAAAACGGTGCGAGTGAAACACCTTGA
- a CDS encoding glycosyltransferase family 39 protein, with translation MRRDPLRSQLVFPLAAVLLFWTYMTVSVAIQSGPNIDERAHLGAGLFFWETGRLDAYLVNPPTSRILCTAPIALFRQPIDADWVNIDDDYFAELGRRPEFALGGSYAEHVGNHRIQKDLFGGRLITIGLSIAIVIGIGVWTSKLVGIGAAVVAMLLWLCSPTVMNYSATIGPDIWGAAGGLIAAIGYARYRCHRNFGSAALLGLAVAAAILTKYTWVFLPLLLVVLEVAVWVRRRPDEESRSTWRFRLAEMFLAIIVCLVALHVMFGFRDGMDRIDSVAYCSRLGQTVEEWLGPFPSPIPVEIIRGIDLQRVDFENGKPSYLFGEHSDHGWWYWHLVALAVKEPIGWLLLVGSGIAALLVGGFRQSTSSSQTHHPDRWIVFLFAAYVVVLVCCQTGFTRYLRYLLPAYPFLCILGGLGADGLWRHRVGRLVVSACLFWAVAANVWIHPLPHAYFNELCGGPKYGRRVLLGPSIEWGEDHWRVQQWLEQHEALDYRLIGTYSPLDLPLRLLKPAQSEHDLRHPAAGTYVWSVNELYSESHRDSPFRSMRPSGRIGYSYLIYELPEQFEKGERDIQGPCPRSTATPNRL, from the coding sequence ATGAGACGAGATCCGTTGCGTAGCCAACTCGTTTTCCCTCTCGCTGCTGTCCTGCTCTTCTGGACCTACATGACTGTATCGGTGGCGATTCAATCGGGGCCGAATATCGATGAGCGAGCGCACCTGGGCGCGGGGCTCTTTTTTTGGGAAACCGGTCGGCTCGATGCATATCTCGTCAATCCACCGACATCGCGGATTCTTTGCACGGCGCCGATTGCCTTGTTTCGCCAGCCGATTGATGCGGATTGGGTCAACATCGATGACGACTATTTTGCAGAGCTTGGCCGCAGGCCGGAGTTCGCGTTAGGCGGCAGTTATGCCGAACATGTTGGAAACCATCGGATTCAGAAGGACTTGTTTGGTGGTCGTTTGATCACGATTGGTCTGTCCATCGCCATCGTGATTGGGATTGGGGTTTGGACCTCAAAGTTAGTTGGGATCGGCGCTGCCGTCGTCGCGATGTTGCTTTGGCTCTGCTCACCAACGGTGATGAACTATTCCGCTACCATTGGACCGGACATTTGGGGCGCCGCAGGAGGGCTAATCGCGGCCATCGGTTATGCTCGCTATCGATGCCATCGAAATTTTGGATCGGCCGCCTTGTTAGGTTTGGCAGTGGCGGCTGCTATTTTGACCAAGTACACATGGGTTTTTCTGCCTTTGCTGCTTGTTGTTTTGGAAGTCGCCGTGTGGGTACGAAGGCGACCTGATGAAGAGTCGAGATCCACGTGGCGGTTCCGCTTGGCAGAGATGTTCTTGGCAATCATCGTTTGTCTTGTTGCACTCCACGTCATGTTTGGCTTCCGAGATGGGATGGACCGGATCGATTCCGTCGCTTATTGCAGCCGGCTGGGTCAGACCGTTGAAGAGTGGTTGGGACCTTTCCCGTCACCGATTCCGGTAGAGATCATTCGCGGGATCGATTTGCAGCGAGTTGATTTTGAAAACGGTAAGCCGTCTTATCTTTTTGGCGAGCATTCCGATCATGGTTGGTGGTATTGGCATCTCGTCGCGCTGGCGGTCAAAGAGCCGATTGGTTGGCTGCTGCTCGTTGGATCAGGAATCGCTGCGCTATTGGTAGGCGGTTTCCGTCAGAGCACCTCTTCGAGTCAGACTCATCATCCCGATCGATGGATTGTGTTTCTGTTCGCGGCTTATGTAGTTGTTTTGGTGTGCTGTCAGACGGGGTTCACACGCTATCTGCGATACCTGCTGCCCGCCTATCCGTTTTTGTGTATCCTCGGTGGGCTTGGAGCGGATGGCTTGTGGCGGCATCGAGTTGGAAGGTTGGTCGTGTCCGCATGCCTTTTCTGGGCAGTGGCGGCGAACGTTTGGATCCATCCGCTGCCCCATGCCTATTTCAATGAGTTATGTGGCGGACCAAAATACGGTCGTCGTGTGCTGCTGGGTCCATCGATCGAATGGGGCGAAGATCATTGGCGCGTGCAGCAATGGCTGGAACAGCACGAGGCTCTCGATTATCGATTGATCGGCACCTATTCGCCACTCGATCTTCCGCTGCGTCTGTTGAAGCCTGCGCAATCCGAACACGATTTGCGCCATCCGGCCGCTGGCACGTACGTTTGGTCTGTGAACGAATTGTACAGCGAATCCCATCGGGATTCTCCATTTCGTTCCATGCGACCGAGCGGACGCATCGGCTACTCGTACCTCATTTATGAGCTACCCGAGCAGTTTGAGAAAGGAGAACGGGATATCCAAGGTCCTTGCCCGCGCTCGACTGCCACACCCAATCGACTTTGA
- a CDS encoding DUF1559 family PulG-like putative transporter — protein MNQLKLGMEPKVQRPDCCLVTCSRRAWTLLELLVVLAIISILLALATPAVQRTRETMRQTQCRNHLRQIGIGVHHHFADSNVVPHNGGIEDAAQSSTPTGQISISTTDLELQRTFWWGIGDPKQPITTQPGSWAFMLLPYLEQTVAYETVAVDHVCPTYVCPSRGRVMTGQPMDDAYGTYVAGGLAWGRTDYAASAFVAPNQPEIVLTSNVSDGLSNTVFAGEKSTDPLIQNGFSWYFDEGYMTGGSAGTSRTGLRVLNDRPGVGFKDNWGSAHPGLAQFLKLDGSVVVVSVDVDSRVFVKSLLFRDGGI, from the coding sequence ATGAATCAGTTGAAGCTCGGTATGGAACCCAAGGTGCAGCGGCCAGATTGTTGTTTGGTGACTTGCAGTCGACGCGCCTGGACGCTACTGGAGTTATTAGTTGTCTTGGCCATCATCAGCATCTTGTTAGCACTTGCCACGCCTGCGGTGCAGCGGACCCGCGAGACAATGCGTCAAACCCAGTGTCGTAACCACTTGCGTCAGATCGGGATCGGTGTCCACCATCATTTTGCCGATAGCAATGTCGTCCCACACAACGGAGGCATCGAGGACGCTGCGCAGTCATCGACTCCAACGGGTCAGATCTCGATCTCGACCACTGATTTGGAGTTGCAGCGGACGTTTTGGTGGGGGATCGGTGATCCAAAGCAGCCGATTACAACCCAGCCGGGTTCTTGGGCCTTTATGCTCCTTCCCTATCTTGAACAGACGGTTGCCTACGAGACGGTGGCAGTCGATCATGTTTGCCCTACCTACGTTTGCCCCTCGCGGGGCCGCGTCATGACCGGTCAACCCATGGACGATGCCTACGGCACCTACGTCGCTGGTGGTCTTGCGTGGGGCCGGACGGATTACGCAGCCAGTGCGTTTGTCGCCCCGAACCAACCCGAGATCGTCTTGACCAGCAACGTCAGTGATGGATTGTCCAATACGGTGTTTGCGGGTGAAAAGAGTACCGATCCGCTGATCCAAAACGGTTTTAGTTGGTACTTTGACGAAGGCTACATGACCGGCGGATCGGCGGGAACCAGCCGAACCGGACTGCGAGTTCTTAACGATCGCCCCGGAGTTGGATTCAAAGACAACTGGGGATCGGCTCACCCGGGATTAGCCCAGTTTCTTAAACTGGACGGTTCGGTCGTTGTGGTTAGCGTTGACGTCGACTCGCGAGTCTTTGTGAAGTCGCTTTTGTTCCGGGATGGGGGCATCTAG
- a CDS encoding tetratricopeptide repeat protein: MKRSTKTRRALFLSILAGSTITFSTGCSSSGFSLASMNPFSRPPLTAEPETPANPSVTESIASTTNSATKSIGAVGVSAKNAIGKTTSAVAGVFRRDTDDGADEFSQTDPLTLTDEPVEVSPEVFVANGQLWESTGNFPKAMESYTKALEKKPNDAAALTSVARLHFQQGNHAKAVEYFQRAVKETPTDAALYNDLGLTLSKTGDHAQASQMLGKALELAPGTSRYANNLASVRFEAGDKQGALSVLQQNNKPAVAHFNMAYLHYSQGQMADSRNHLTEAMKYETQASSDAAVRRAVDRAREMLTQIDASGKGVSDIAQAPTSVPAAAASAPNRYAAVPATSVTTAAARQSTSQTPAETASYRPDSTPWAPAMASITQPSSAPAAGSCEGGSCSAPATATMQPAASSPTVTVAGTPNWGSGSWSTTAKPATTGPTVPTQPTAPAAATTPVQPAGAAAPANAYGLPQGLTMPGM, translated from the coding sequence GTGAAACGCTCAACGAAAACACGCCGAGCTCTGTTCTTGTCGATTCTGGCCGGATCGACGATCACCTTTTCCACAGGATGCTCAAGCAGTGGCTTTTCTCTTGCTTCGATGAATCCATTTTCACGGCCACCGCTGACGGCGGAACCGGAAACACCGGCCAATCCCTCGGTGACCGAATCGATCGCTTCGACCACCAACAGTGCGACCAAGTCGATCGGTGCGGTGGGGGTCTCGGCCAAGAACGCCATCGGCAAAACCACGAGCGCGGTGGCGGGCGTTTTTCGACGTGACACGGACGACGGGGCGGACGAGTTCTCCCAGACCGATCCGTTGACGTTGACGGACGAACCGGTCGAAGTGAGTCCCGAAGTGTTTGTCGCCAATGGCCAGCTTTGGGAATCGACTGGTAATTTTCCTAAGGCGATGGAGAGTTACACCAAGGCGCTCGAGAAGAAACCGAACGACGCAGCCGCATTGACGAGTGTTGCACGGCTCCATTTCCAACAAGGGAACCACGCCAAGGCGGTCGAGTATTTCCAGCGAGCGGTCAAAGAAACTCCGACCGATGCGGCGCTCTACAACGATCTCGGTTTGACGCTCAGCAAAACGGGTGATCATGCGCAAGCTTCCCAGATGCTCGGGAAGGCTCTGGAGTTGGCTCCGGGAACTTCGCGTTACGCAAACAACCTTGCGAGTGTCCGTTTTGAAGCGGGTGACAAGCAAGGGGCGTTGAGTGTGCTGCAACAAAACAACAAGCCGGCGGTCGCCCATTTCAACATGGCCTATTTGCACTACAGCCAGGGGCAAATGGCGGATTCGCGAAATCACCTCACCGAGGCGATGAAGTACGAAACGCAAGCCTCGAGTGATGCAGCGGTACGGCGGGCGGTCGATCGAGCCCGTGAAATGCTGACGCAGATCGATGCGAGCGGCAAGGGAGTTTCCGATATCGCTCAAGCGCCAACCTCGGTACCAGCTGCCGCGGCATCGGCACCGAATCGCTATGCCGCGGTTCCGGCTACCAGTGTGACCACCGCAGCGGCTCGTCAATCGACGTCACAAACGCCAGCGGAAACGGCCAGCTATCGCCCCGACTCGACCCCCTGGGCACCCGCCATGGCGTCAATCACGCAACCGAGTTCCGCTCCGGCAGCCGGATCCTGTGAAGGTGGCAGTTGTTCGGCTCCGGCAACGGCGACCATGCAACCGGCAGCAAGTTCGCCCACCGTGACGGTAGCGGGAACTCCCAATTGGGGTTCAGGAAGTTGGTCCACGACAGCCAAGCCAGCCACGACCGGCCCGACGGTACCAACCCAGCCGACGGCTCCAGCAGCGGCAACGACGCCGGTTCAGCCGGCGGGTGCTGCTGCACCGGCTAATGCTTATGGGTTGCCCCAAGGGCTGACGATGCCAGGCATGTAG
- a CDS encoding MauE/DoxX family redox-associated membrane protein, protein MNNSRILSQVLDVASLLQILAVLLAVPLLVSAFIHLTQPYLFLDHLLRYEILAGHWAGLVVICLPPFQILLAMSLLGESPHRISLLLTGALYMAFASAQGYALWANTAVHCGCFGSGGSPISLSSVVSVLFAAVVSFLLGTLFFYRISPVSATVHETRSVA, encoded by the coding sequence ATGAATAATTCTAGGATTCTCTCCCAGGTATTGGACGTAGCGTCGCTGCTACAGATTCTCGCGGTTCTTCTTGCAGTTCCACTCTTGGTCTCTGCGTTCATTCACCTAACGCAGCCCTACCTATTTCTCGACCATCTTCTTCGCTACGAAATTCTCGCGGGCCATTGGGCGGGTCTGGTTGTGATTTGCCTTCCGCCGTTTCAGATCCTTCTTGCCATGTCCTTGTTGGGGGAATCCCCTCACCGTATCAGTCTGTTGTTGACAGGTGCGTTATACATGGCTTTTGCGTCCGCTCAAGGATATGCTCTTTGGGCCAATACCGCTGTTCATTGCGGCTGTTTTGGAAGCGGTGGTAGTCCGATCTCGCTGAGCTCCGTTGTTTCCGTGCTTTTCGCCGCTGTTGTATCATTCTTGCTGGGCACATTGTTCTTTTACCGAATATCGCCGGTATCAGCTACCGTTCATGAGACGAGATCCGTTGCGTAG
- the rnc gene encoding ribonuclease III translates to MDSSDFSVASDAAKVNLVDAIDGIDGGDQESKIEQCQQIIGYRFRDPSLLLSALTHASGASHRLDSNERLEFLGDAVLGLTVCQWLYEEYPEYNEGDLTKIKSYVVSRRACGKIACKLGLDRCLIVGRGVTRNRSFPKSLVSDVFESVVAAIYLDGGSEVVCERLKTWLADEVRIAVESQGSSNYKSVLQQYAQRELANTPVYRLVREIGPDHRKAFLIAAVIGDRHFVAAWGNNKKDAEQRAASNALAELHDQPIPYPDEEAEA, encoded by the coding sequence GTGGATTCATCGGATTTCAGCGTTGCTTCCGATGCTGCGAAGGTCAATTTGGTTGACGCCATCGATGGTATCGATGGCGGTGATCAAGAATCGAAAATCGAGCAGTGTCAGCAAATTATTGGGTACAGATTTCGAGACCCTTCTTTACTCCTTTCAGCTTTGACGCACGCTTCGGGCGCGTCTCATCGGCTTGATAGCAACGAACGACTCGAGTTTCTTGGTGATGCCGTCCTCGGCCTGACCGTTTGCCAGTGGTTGTATGAAGAATACCCGGAATACAACGAAGGCGATCTGACGAAGATCAAATCTTACGTCGTCAGCCGCCGAGCGTGTGGAAAGATTGCCTGCAAACTCGGCCTCGATCGCTGCTTGATTGTCGGACGGGGCGTAACGCGAAACCGCAGTTTTCCAAAATCGTTGGTGAGCGATGTTTTTGAATCGGTCGTCGCTGCGATCTACTTGGACGGTGGTAGTGAGGTGGTTTGCGAACGCCTCAAGACATGGCTTGCTGACGAAGTTCGCATCGCGGTCGAAAGCCAAGGATCAAGTAATTACAAGAGTGTGCTTCAGCAATACGCTCAACGCGAACTTGCCAATACACCGGTGTATCGGCTTGTTCGAGAAATTGGCCCCGATCACCGCAAGGCCTTCTTGATCGCTGCGGTGATCGGCGATCGACATTTTGTCGCCGCCTGGGGAAACAATAAAAAGGACGCGGAACAACGTGCCGCGTCCAATGCGTTAGCAGAGCTTCATGATCAACCGATCCCCTATCCCGACGAAGAAGCCGAAGCATAG